The sequence below is a genomic window from Deinococcus humi.
ATCACCACCGCGTACCTGCTGGCCAGCACCGCGCTTGTTCCGATCTACGGCAAGCTCAGCGACCTGGTCGGCCGCAAGCTCATCATGATCTTCGGCGTCCTCGTCTTTGTGGCCGGTTCGGTGCTCTGCGGCCTGGCGGACGGGGTCGGGATGCTCATTGCCGGCCGTGGGGTCCAGGGCCTCGGCGGCGCCGCCCTGCTCGGGTTGATGTTCGCCGTCATCGCCGACCTTTACCCTCCCGAGCAGCGCAGCCGCTACACCGCCCTCGTCGGCGGCGTGTTCAGCCTCGCCACCGTCCTCGGCAGTATCGTCGGCGGGTATGTCACCGACCACTTCGGCTGGCACAACGTCTTCTTCATCAGCATCCCGCTCGGGGTCCTCACCCTCGGCACGATGCTGTTCATGCCGCCGCTCAAACAGCAACGTGAACGTGCACCGCTCGATTTCGTGGGCGCCGGACTGCTGGTCCTCTTCAGCGTCACCCTGCTGCTCGCCCTGTCGCTCGGCAAAACCCAGGTTTCGCCAGGCGAAAGTGGCTTCCTGTGGGGGTCCTGGCAGATCCTCTCCTTCCTAGCCACCGCCGTTACTTCGCTGATCGCGTTCATTGCAGTGGAACTGCGCGCCGCCGACCCCATCATTGACATTCGCCTCTTCCGCAATCAGACCTACGCCGTGGCAAACGGCGCCACGTTTCTCCTCGGTATCGTCTTCTTCGCCGCGACCGTGTTTCTGCCGCTGTTCATGGTCAACGTGATCGGCCTCTCGGCCACCAATGCCGGGCTGACCACCTTTCCCCTCACCATCGGCCTCGTGATCAGCAGCATCGTCGCTGGACAGGCTTACGCCCGCATCGGCATCTTCCGTCCCGTGATCTTCGTCGGTGGTCTGTTCCTCATGCTCGGCTTCGTCCTGATGGGCTACACGCTGCGCCCCGACAGCACCCAGTTTGAGCTCACCTGGAAGATGATCGTCATCGGTCTGGGCCTCGGGCCCATCCTGCCCATGCTGACGCTCGCGATCCAGGGTGCCGTCAAACCCAGCGAAATCGGCGCCGCGACCGGCACGAACAGCTTCCTGCGCTCGCTCGGCAGTACCCTGGGCGTCGCGCTGCTCGGCACCCTGTTCGCCTCGACCCTCAAGACGGAAATTCAGGACAAGGTCGATAGCGCCAAAGGGCATCTCCCTGCCGAAATGCGCGCGCAATTCGACGTTCAGGGCACCTCCGGCAAGAAAACCGGCGGCAGCACCCAGAGCTTTGACGCCGCTCAGCTCAAACGCGAGGCCATCGAGAAACTCGACAAGAGCCGAAACCAGTACATCGCGGCCCTGCGGGACCATGACCAGGGCGCCATTCAGGCCCTCCTGAACGACCCGAAGACCGCCCCGCAGTTGCGCGACGTCCTGAAGAAGGGTGGCTTTGAGGGCGTCATTCGAGCGGGGTTCGACGAGCAACGTCAGCTCCTGACCCGCGCGGTGCTCAAGCATGACCCAGCCGCCATCCAAACCATTACCTCGAACCCCCAGACGCCCCAAGAACTCAAAGAGGTTGTCCGCGGCGGCGTCACCACCCAGGTCGAAGCGACCATCGCGCACCAGCGTGATCTGCTCACCCGTGCCCTGCTGTGGAATGACCCGGCAGCCGTCCGTGACCTTCTCGCCAACCCCCAGACCCCAGCGGAGCTTCGCCAGGTGCTCGCCCGCGGCGGCGTCGAAGCCCAGGTCAAAGCCCGCTTCGACGAGCAGCGCACCCTCCTGACGCGCGCCCTGATCGAGAATGACCCGGCCGCCACCGCACAGCTCCTCGCCGACCCCCAGGCCCCGGCTGAGCTCAAGGGACTGCTCCAGAACGGCGGCGTTCGCGCCCAGGTCAGCGCCGCGTTCGCGCAGCAGCGCGCCCTGCTGACGGCCGCCATCGTGGGCAACGATCCGGCTGCCACCGCACAGCTCCTCGCCAACCCCCAGACCCCGGCTGAGCTCAAGGGACTGTTCCAGGACGGCGGCCTCGAAGCCAGGGTCGAAGCTGGCCTCACGCAGCAGCGAACGCTCCTCACCCGCGCCCTGAGGGACAACGACCCCCAGGCTGTCCAGATTCTTCTCGCGGCGTCGACCACTCCTGTCGCTCTCAAGCAGACCCTCGCTTCAGGCGGTCTTCGTGCGGCCGTAACGCGTGGGGTAGACACCCAGAAAGCCGCTATCGCTGCTGCCGTGAACGCCGGAGACCTCTCCCCACTCCTGAAAAACCCAGCGCTGCCCCAACCGCTGCGGCGTGCCCTGGCCGCCATTCCCGCAGCGGCATTGGCAACCTCTGAAGCCCGCACAGCCACCCGCAAGCAGGTGGAAGCGCAACTTGACGCGGCGAGACCCGCCGCAGAGACTGCCGCCATCAATGCTGCGCTAAGCACCGCGAACACCCGCCTGGACGCCGCCCTTCCCGGTGCCTTGACATCGGCACGCCAACAGGCGCTCCAGCAGGTGCTGACGGGTCTGGCCGCCAAGGAAAAAGAAGCGCTGGCCTCCGTGCCCAGGCAGGCGCTCGACGAGGTGCTCGCCGGCCTGGTGGCCCAGGAACCCGCCGTGCTCGCTTCGGCCCCGCCGCAGGCCCTTCACGCCGCCCTCGTGAAGCTCGACGCCGCGGAGCAAAGTGCACTAAAGACGGCGCCCCAACAGGCGCTGAAGAAGATCCTGCTGAGCTTAAACGCCAAGGAGCAAGAAGCCCTGGCCATCACGCCGAAGAAAAGCCTGACCAAGATCGTCAGCGGCATTGACGAGACGAAGGCGAAGGTGCTGCCGGTAATTGACGGAATCGGTGCGGGCATCAAGCTGGCGTTCACGGACGCCGTCTCACTGCTCTACCGCGTGGGCTTCGGGGTGGCCGCGCTGGCCCTGATCGTCAGCATGTTCCTCAAAGAAGCGCGCCCCGGCTCGGTGACCCGCGAGCAGATCGTCGAGGATGAATTGCGGTCCATCGAAGTCTGACGCGTCGAGGCCAGACGCTGACCGTCTGACCTCTGCAAGGCGACCTCCGGGTCGCCTTCTGTGTTCATCGTCACACGATCATCTCAGTAGAGCCCACCGGCCTATGAATAGCCATCTTTTCTCCCACCGTGCTGAGTGCTTCCAGTGGCAGGCTACACGCCGGGGGTCCACAGTACGCGCATGGCTGTCAGCGGCGCGCATCGCGCTGGCAGCCACGCTGGGGCAAGACCAGCCGGGTGAAACTGCGCGAGCATGACGCTGAGGTGCTCGAACGGCAGCGGCAAGCAGATGCCAAGCTGGGGTTGGCCGAGCCCGAGCACACACTGACTCGACGCCCAGGATGGGAGTCATCGCCCCGAAATGCGCTCCTTGACTGGCGCCCACCGCTCGGCCCAGGCCGCTCCCTCTAGTGGTTCGCCCGGCCTTGAATGGGGGTGGGTTGAGGATAATGACGCGTTGTCGCGGTGGATGAACAACCAGACGATGGTCTCCAGATGTGACTGAAGGCGATTGAAGGTCGGGGAACGGCAGACCAGAAGGGTCAGTTGAAGCGTTCAAGATGTTGGGGTCCAGCGATGCGGTGCAGCTTACCGAAGACCACACCCTTGTCGGCCGCCAGGCGTTCTGTATGACAGGTCGCGGCGTCCAGGTACGCTGTTCCGAGGCTACGCCAAAGCCCGTACGTGCCTAAGGTGTCGCGGGGCCCGAGGAAGAAACAGCGGACGATCTGTCGGGTGTGCCGATCCATTGCCAGCCAGATCCAGAGCCATCGTTGATGGCTTTTCACGAACTTGCATCGTTCGTCGCATTACTGCACCCGTGGGCAAGGTGCTGTAATGCTCAGGCTGTTTTTACTGGGGCAGCGGGTCACGAAAGTCGTGTGGGACGCGGCGGCTCAACCCTTCGAGATGCAGACGGAACCAGGATCGGCTAATCCGGATGACCCGACAGATGCCTCGGTGGAAGATCTGTGCCATCAACAAACGGTTCACCAAGGCGATGGTTTCAACCGAAACACGATGCCAGACCGATTGCAACGTGAACTGG
It includes:
- a CDS encoding MDR family MFS transporter — encoded protein: MTVPTEYTARQKTISLVTVLLAVLLASMNQTIVSTAGPAIQQALNIENSLYSWITTAYLLASTALVPIYGKLSDLVGRKLIMIFGVLVFVAGSVLCGLADGVGMLIAGRGVQGLGGAALLGLMFAVIADLYPPEQRSRYTALVGGVFSLATVLGSIVGGYVTDHFGWHNVFFISIPLGVLTLGTMLFMPPLKQQRERAPLDFVGAGLLVLFSVTLLLALSLGKTQVSPGESGFLWGSWQILSFLATAVTSLIAFIAVELRAADPIIDIRLFRNQTYAVANGATFLLGIVFFAATVFLPLFMVNVIGLSATNAGLTTFPLTIGLVISSIVAGQAYARIGIFRPVIFVGGLFLMLGFVLMGYTLRPDSTQFELTWKMIVIGLGLGPILPMLTLAIQGAVKPSEIGAATGTNSFLRSLGSTLGVALLGTLFASTLKTEIQDKVDSAKGHLPAEMRAQFDVQGTSGKKTGGSTQSFDAAQLKREAIEKLDKSRNQYIAALRDHDQGAIQALLNDPKTAPQLRDVLKKGGFEGVIRAGFDEQRQLLTRAVLKHDPAAIQTITSNPQTPQELKEVVRGGVTTQVEATIAHQRDLLTRALLWNDPAAVRDLLANPQTPAELRQVLARGGVEAQVKARFDEQRTLLTRALIENDPAATAQLLADPQAPAELKGLLQNGGVRAQVSAAFAQQRALLTAAIVGNDPAATAQLLANPQTPAELKGLFQDGGLEARVEAGLTQQRTLLTRALRDNDPQAVQILLAASTTPVALKQTLASGGLRAAVTRGVDTQKAAIAAAVNAGDLSPLLKNPALPQPLRRALAAIPAAALATSEARTATRKQVEAQLDAARPAAETAAINAALSTANTRLDAALPGALTSARQQALQQVLTGLAAKEKEALASVPRQALDEVLAGLVAQEPAVLASAPPQALHAALVKLDAAEQSALKTAPQQALKKILLSLNAKEQEALAITPKKSLTKIVSGIDETKAKVLPVIDGIGAGIKLAFTDAVSLLYRVGFGVAALALIVSMFLKEARPGSVTREQIVEDELRSIEV